A window of Zingiber officinale cultivar Zhangliang chromosome 5A, Zo_v1.1, whole genome shotgun sequence contains these coding sequences:
- the LOC121980194 gene encoding uncharacterized protein LOC121980194, protein MAPRELEELKIQFQELLDKDFIRPSVSPWGAPMLFVKKKDGSLRLWHVISSKGISVDPQKIEAVDRWEQPKSMQEIRSFLGLAGYYRRFVEGFSSIAAPLTRLTRKGVKFTWSEACEASFQELKQRLARLGAVLMQYDRVVAYASRQLKDHEKNYPVHDLELAAIIFALKIWRHYLYGITFEIFTDHKSLKYLFTQKELNLRQRRWMEFLKDYACTINYHPRKDNVVADALSRKSRGVLATHRAAVTDLVKQFSDLDLAEVGYHSVIQMAPLEALYGRTCRSPILWDDVGESQLLGPQSVQQDAELVRTIRQRLLTAQSHQKSYADRRRRMLEFAVDDHKYVPDPTHVLKDLKVPLQSDATYEEFPVRILDRKEHLLQNKCIHLVKVGWQHHSDHEATWEREDDMRTRYPHLFT, encoded by the exons ATGGCACCAAGAGAACTGGAGGAACTAAAGATCCAGTTTCAGGAGTTGCTAGACAAGGATTTTATCCGTCCTAGTGTTTCTCCTTGGGGTGCTCCAATGCTctttgttaagaagaaagatggatccttGAGGCTCT GGCATGTAATCTCTAGCAAAGGGATTTCAGTAGACCCCCAGAAGATTGAAGCAGTTGACCGATGGGAACAACCAAAGTCAATGCAAGAGATTCGTAGTTTTCTCGGATTAGCTGGGTACTATCGGAGATTTGTGGAAGGATTTTCTAGTATTGCTGCACCTTTGACTCGGTTGACTAGAAAAGGAGTAAAGTTTACTTGGTCTGAGGCTTGTGAAGCAAGCTTCCAAGAGCTCAAGCAGAGATTGGCGA GATTAGGGGCAGTTTTGATGCAGTATGATAGAGTAGtagcttatgcttctcgtcagttgaaagatcatgagaagaattatcccgtaCATGATTTAGAATTAGCAGCCATCATTTTTGCCcttaagatttggagacattatctcTACGGTATTACCTTTGAGATATTCACTGATCACAAGAGTCTGAAATATCTTTTCACGCAAAAAGAGTTAAACCTTCGACAGAGAAGgtggatggagtttctgaaagACTATGCCTGCACTATCAACTACCACCCTAGAAAAGATAATGTAGTAGCAGATGCATtgagcaggaagtctagaggagTATTGGCAACTCACAGGGCGGCAGTTACAGATCTAGTTAAACAGTTTTCAGACTTAGATTTAGCTGAAGTAGG TTACCACTCTGTTATTCAAATGGCACCGTTAGAGGCACTCTATGGCAGaacatgtagatctcctatcttatGGGATGATGTTGGCGAGAGTCAACTCTTGGGCCCTCAGAGTGTTCAGCAGGATGCTGAGCTAGTACGAACCATTAGACAGAGACTGTTGACTGCTCAGAGTCAccaaaagagttatgcagatagAAGACGAAGAATGTTAGAATTCGCGGTAGATGATCAC AAGTATGTTCCAGATCCAACACATGTCTTGAAGGATCTTAAAGTTCCCCTACAGTCTGATGCGACATACGAAGAATTCCCTGTTCGTATTCTGGATCGCAAGGAACATCTTTTGCAGaacaaatgcatccacctcgTAAAGGTTGGGTGGCAGCACCACTCTGATCATGAAGCAACTTGGGAACGTGAGGATGATATGCGCACTCGATATCCTCATTTATTTACCTGA